A genomic segment from Castor canadensis chromosome 1, mCasCan1.hap1v2, whole genome shotgun sequence encodes:
- the Rps6ka4 gene encoding ribosomal protein S6 kinase alpha-4 isoform X1 codes for MGDEDDDEGCAVELRITEANLTGHEEKVSVENFELLKVLGTGAYGKVFLVRKAGGHDAGKLYAMKVLRKAALVQRAKTQEHTRTERSVLELVRQAPFLVTLHYAFQTDAKLHLILDYVSGGEMFTHLYQRQYFKEAEVRVYGGEIVLALEHLHKLDIIYRDLKLENVLLDSEGHIVLTDFGLSKEFLTEEKERTFSFCGTIEYMAPEIIRSKAGHGKAVDWWSLGILLFELLTGASPFTLEGERNTQAEVSRRILKCSPPFPPRIGPVAQDLLQRLLCKDPKKRLGAGPHGAQEVKSHPFFQGLDWAALAARKIPAPFRPQIRSELDVGNFAEEFTRLEPVYSPSGSPPPGDPRIFQGYSFVAPSILFDHNNAVMTDALEAPGAADRPGRAAVARSAMMQDSPFFQQYELDLREPALGQGSFSVCRRCRQRQSGQEFAVKILSRRLEANTQREVAALRLCQSHPNVVNLHEVHHDQLHTYLVLELLRGGELLEHIRKKRHFSESEASQILRSLASAVSFMHEEAGVVHRDLKPENILYADDTPGAPVKIIDFGFARLRPQSPAGPMQTPCFTLQYAAPELLAQQGYDESCDLWSLGVILYMMLSGQVPFQGASGQGGQSQAAEIMCKIREGCFSLDGEAWQGVSEEAKELVRGLLTVDPAKRLKLEGLRGSSWLQDGSARSSPPLRTPDVLESSGPAVRSGLNATFMAFNRGKREGFFLKSVENAPLAKRRKQKLRSAAASRRGSPAPAAPTRAPASAKGAPRRANGPLSPS; via the exons ATGGGGGACGAGGATGACGACGAGGGCTGCGCGGTGGAGCTGCGGATCACCGAAG CCAACCTAACCGGGCACGAAGAGAAGGTGAGCGTGGAGAACTTCGAACTGCTCAAGGTGCTGGGCACGGGAG CCTATGGAAAGGTGTTCCTGGTGCGGAAGGCGGGCGGGCACGACGCGGGGAAGCTGTATGCCATGAAGGTGCTGCGCAAAGCAGCCCTGGTGCAGCGTGCCAAGACGCAGGAGCACACGCGCACCGAGCGCTCGGTGCTGGAGCTGGTGCGCCAGGCGCCCTTCCTCGTCACGCTACACTACGCCTTCCAGACTGACGCCAAGCTGCACCTCATCCTGG ACTACGTGAGCGGCGGTGAGATGTTCACCCACCTCTACCAGCGCCAGTACTTCAAGGAGGCCGAGGTGCGCGTGTACGGCGGTGAGATCGTGCTGGCCCTGGAGCACCTGCACAAG CTGGACATTATCTATCGGGACCTGAAGCTGGAGAACGTACTGTTGGACTCCGAGGGCCACATTGTGCTCACAGACTTTGGGCTGAGCAAGGAGTTCCTGACCGAGGAG AAAGAGCGGACCTTCTCCTTCTGTGGCACCATCGAGTACATGGCCCCCGAAATCATCCGTAGCAAGGCTGGGCATGGCAAG GCCGTGGACTGGTGGAGCCTGGGCATCCTGCTCTTCGAGCTGCTGACAGGGGCCTCGCCCTTCACACTGGAGGGCGAGAGGAACACGCAGGCTGAGGTGTCCCG ACGGATCCTGAAgtgctcccctcccttcccccctcggATTGGGCCTGTGGCACAGGACTTGCTGCAGCGGCTGCTGTGCAAGGACCCCAAGAAGAGGTTGGGCGCGGGTCCCCACGGGGCACAAGAAGTCAAGAGCCACCCCTTCTTCCAG GGGCTGGACTGGGCTGCTCTGGCTGCCAGGAAGATTCCAGCCCCATTCCGGCCCCAGATCCGCTCGGAGCTGGATGTCGGCAACTTTGCTGAGGAGTTCACTCGGCTGGAGCCTGTCTACTCTCCTTCGGGCAGCCCTCCTCCTGGGGACCCTCGAATCTTTCAG GGATACTCCTTCGTGGCGCCATCCATCCTGTTTGACCACAACAATGCGGTGATGACCGATGCGTTGGAGGCACCTGGCGCTGCAGACCGGCCTGGTCGGGCAGCGGTTGCCAGGAGCGCCATGATGCAG GACTCGCCGTTCTTCCAACAGTACGAGCTGGACCTGCGGGAACCCGCGCTGGGTCAGGGCAGCTTCTCTGTGTGTCGTCGCTGTCGCCAGCGCCAGAGCGGCCAGGAGTTCGCGGTCAAGATCCTCAGCCGCAG GCTGGAGGCGAACACTCAGCGCGAAGTGGCCGCCCTGCGGTTGTGCCAATCGCATCCCAACGTGGTGAATCTGCACGAGGTGCATCATGACCAG CTGCACACGTACCTGGTCCTGGAGCTGTTGCGGGGCGGGGAGCTGCTGGAGCACATCCGCAAGAAGCGGCACTTCAGCGAGTCCGAGGCGAGTCAGATCCTACGCAGCCTAGCGTCGGCCGTGAGCTTCATGCACGAGGAGGCGGGCGTGGTGCACCGCGACCTCAAGCCCGAG AACATCCTGTACGCCGACGACACGCCCGGGGCCCCAGTGAAGATCATCGACTTCGGGTTCGCGCGACTGCGGCCGCAGAGCCCCGCGGGGCCCATGCAGACCCCCTGCTTCACGCTGCAGTACGCGGCCCCGGAGCTGCTGGCGCAGCAGGGTTACGACGAGTCCTGCGACCTGTGGAGCCTGGGTGTCATTCTG taCATGATGCTGTCGGGGCAGGTCCCCTTCCAGGGGGCCTCGGGCCAGGGTGGCCAGAGCCAGGCTGCTGAGATCATGTGCAAGATCCGCGAGGGGTGCTTCTCCCTTGACGGGGAGGCCTGGCAGGGCGTGTCGGAGGAAGCCAAGGAGCTGGTCCGAG GGTTGCTGACTGTGGATCCGGCCAAGCGGCTGAAGCTCGAGGGACTGCGGGGCAGCTCGTGGCTGCAGGATGGCAGCGCGCGCTCCTCGCCCCCGCTCCGGACGCCAGATGTGCTGGAGTCCTCCGGGCCAGCTGTGCGCTCCGGGCTCAATGCCACCTTTATG GCGTTCAACCGGGGCAAGCGCGAGGGTTTCTTCCTGAAGAGCGTGGAGAACGCGCCGCTGGCCAAGCGCCGCAAGCAGAAGCTGCGGAGCGCAGCCGCCTCCCGCCGCGGCTCCCCCGCGCCTGCTGCCCCGACCCGGGCCCCCGCCTCCGCCAAGGGGGCCCCCCGCCGAGCCAACGGCCCCCTGTCCCCCTCCTAG
- the Rps6ka4 gene encoding ribosomal protein S6 kinase alpha-4 isoform X2 — MKVLRKAALVQRAKTQEHTRTERSVLELVRQAPFLVTLHYAFQTDAKLHLILDYVSGGEMFTHLYQRQYFKEAEVRVYGGEIVLALEHLHKLDIIYRDLKLENVLLDSEGHIVLTDFGLSKEFLTEEKERTFSFCGTIEYMAPEIIRSKAGHGKAVDWWSLGILLFELLTGASPFTLEGERNTQAEVSRRILKCSPPFPPRIGPVAQDLLQRLLCKDPKKRLGAGPHGAQEVKSHPFFQGLDWAALAARKIPAPFRPQIRSELDVGNFAEEFTRLEPVYSPSGSPPPGDPRIFQGYSFVAPSILFDHNNAVMTDALEAPGAADRPGRAAVARSAMMQDSPFFQQYELDLREPALGQGSFSVCRRCRQRQSGQEFAVKILSRRLEANTQREVAALRLCQSHPNVVNLHEVHHDQLHTYLVLELLRGGELLEHIRKKRHFSESEASQILRSLASAVSFMHEEAGVVHRDLKPENILYADDTPGAPVKIIDFGFARLRPQSPAGPMQTPCFTLQYAAPELLAQQGYDESCDLWSLGVILYMMLSGQVPFQGASGQGGQSQAAEIMCKIREGCFSLDGEAWQGVSEEAKELVRGLLTVDPAKRLKLEGLRGSSWLQDGSARSSPPLRTPDVLESSGPAVRSGLNATFMAFNRGKREGFFLKSVENAPLAKRRKQKLRSAAASRRGSPAPAAPTRAPASAKGAPRRANGPLSPS; from the exons ATGAAGGTGCTGCGCAAAGCAGCCCTGGTGCAGCGTGCCAAGACGCAGGAGCACACGCGCACCGAGCGCTCGGTGCTGGAGCTGGTGCGCCAGGCGCCCTTCCTCGTCACGCTACACTACGCCTTCCAGACTGACGCCAAGCTGCACCTCATCCTGG ACTACGTGAGCGGCGGTGAGATGTTCACCCACCTCTACCAGCGCCAGTACTTCAAGGAGGCCGAGGTGCGCGTGTACGGCGGTGAGATCGTGCTGGCCCTGGAGCACCTGCACAAG CTGGACATTATCTATCGGGACCTGAAGCTGGAGAACGTACTGTTGGACTCCGAGGGCCACATTGTGCTCACAGACTTTGGGCTGAGCAAGGAGTTCCTGACCGAGGAG AAAGAGCGGACCTTCTCCTTCTGTGGCACCATCGAGTACATGGCCCCCGAAATCATCCGTAGCAAGGCTGGGCATGGCAAG GCCGTGGACTGGTGGAGCCTGGGCATCCTGCTCTTCGAGCTGCTGACAGGGGCCTCGCCCTTCACACTGGAGGGCGAGAGGAACACGCAGGCTGAGGTGTCCCG ACGGATCCTGAAgtgctcccctcccttcccccctcggATTGGGCCTGTGGCACAGGACTTGCTGCAGCGGCTGCTGTGCAAGGACCCCAAGAAGAGGTTGGGCGCGGGTCCCCACGGGGCACAAGAAGTCAAGAGCCACCCCTTCTTCCAG GGGCTGGACTGGGCTGCTCTGGCTGCCAGGAAGATTCCAGCCCCATTCCGGCCCCAGATCCGCTCGGAGCTGGATGTCGGCAACTTTGCTGAGGAGTTCACTCGGCTGGAGCCTGTCTACTCTCCTTCGGGCAGCCCTCCTCCTGGGGACCCTCGAATCTTTCAG GGATACTCCTTCGTGGCGCCATCCATCCTGTTTGACCACAACAATGCGGTGATGACCGATGCGTTGGAGGCACCTGGCGCTGCAGACCGGCCTGGTCGGGCAGCGGTTGCCAGGAGCGCCATGATGCAG GACTCGCCGTTCTTCCAACAGTACGAGCTGGACCTGCGGGAACCCGCGCTGGGTCAGGGCAGCTTCTCTGTGTGTCGTCGCTGTCGCCAGCGCCAGAGCGGCCAGGAGTTCGCGGTCAAGATCCTCAGCCGCAG GCTGGAGGCGAACACTCAGCGCGAAGTGGCCGCCCTGCGGTTGTGCCAATCGCATCCCAACGTGGTGAATCTGCACGAGGTGCATCATGACCAG CTGCACACGTACCTGGTCCTGGAGCTGTTGCGGGGCGGGGAGCTGCTGGAGCACATCCGCAAGAAGCGGCACTTCAGCGAGTCCGAGGCGAGTCAGATCCTACGCAGCCTAGCGTCGGCCGTGAGCTTCATGCACGAGGAGGCGGGCGTGGTGCACCGCGACCTCAAGCCCGAG AACATCCTGTACGCCGACGACACGCCCGGGGCCCCAGTGAAGATCATCGACTTCGGGTTCGCGCGACTGCGGCCGCAGAGCCCCGCGGGGCCCATGCAGACCCCCTGCTTCACGCTGCAGTACGCGGCCCCGGAGCTGCTGGCGCAGCAGGGTTACGACGAGTCCTGCGACCTGTGGAGCCTGGGTGTCATTCTG taCATGATGCTGTCGGGGCAGGTCCCCTTCCAGGGGGCCTCGGGCCAGGGTGGCCAGAGCCAGGCTGCTGAGATCATGTGCAAGATCCGCGAGGGGTGCTTCTCCCTTGACGGGGAGGCCTGGCAGGGCGTGTCGGAGGAAGCCAAGGAGCTGGTCCGAG GGTTGCTGACTGTGGATCCGGCCAAGCGGCTGAAGCTCGAGGGACTGCGGGGCAGCTCGTGGCTGCAGGATGGCAGCGCGCGCTCCTCGCCCCCGCTCCGGACGCCAGATGTGCTGGAGTCCTCCGGGCCAGCTGTGCGCTCCGGGCTCAATGCCACCTTTATG GCGTTCAACCGGGGCAAGCGCGAGGGTTTCTTCCTGAAGAGCGTGGAGAACGCGCCGCTGGCCAAGCGCCGCAAGCAGAAGCTGCGGAGCGCAGCCGCCTCCCGCCGCGGCTCCCCCGCGCCTGCTGCCCCGACCCGGGCCCCCGCCTCCGCCAAGGGGGCCCCCCGCCGAGCCAACGGCCCCCTGTCCCCCTCCTAG